A genome region from Candidatus Saganbacteria bacterium includes the following:
- a CDS encoding sugar transferase → MNRRGFLFNLFVISCDVLIIIFSFSAGHYLKQGFHIPFEMLVIQNSRLLIFAVFTVLVFFNLLSVYSTSVKRSEFDEASAVAAGLTLSMVFFEFMTIFYRDLIFKRLIIFYAWLISMVLIGAVHVGIIIIQKKVFSRGIGILRIMIIGHEEERKLISQKIKDHPEMGLRAAHSMGPVEALSNAIDLRKIFRQNRINKVIFSVPDASNGQILALIEKCELEKVEFQFVPRVLDIIESRISSDEIIGIPLISVREIKLYGANAFIKRCSDIILSIVLGAVFFPAMFIIAVLIKLGSKGPVFYMQKRVGREGKEFKMFKFRSMVIGAEKELDKIAHRNEADGHIFKIKDDPRTTRIGKALRRSSLDELPQIINVIRGEMSFVGPRPPLPDEVQRYSSWHKKRLRIAPGLTGLWQVSGRSGLSFEDMVKLDIFYIENWSLWLDVKIIFKTVAVVMTSKGAY, encoded by the coding sequence ATGAACAGAAGAGGCTTTTTATTCAACCTGTTCGTAATATCCTGCGATGTCCTGATAATAATCTTTTCTTTCAGCGCGGGCCATTATCTGAAACAGGGTTTTCATATCCCTTTCGAGATGCTGGTGATCCAGAACTCAAGGCTTCTGATATTCGCGGTATTTACGGTGCTTGTTTTTTTTAACCTGCTCTCCGTCTATTCCACATCGGTCAAGAGGTCCGAGTTTGACGAGGCTAGCGCGGTGGCTGCCGGCCTTACGCTCAGCATGGTCTTCTTTGAATTCATGACCATCTTTTACAGGGACCTTATCTTCAAAAGACTGATCATCTTCTACGCCTGGCTGATCTCGATGGTCCTTATCGGAGCGGTCCATGTCGGTATAATAATCATCCAGAAAAAGGTCTTCAGCAGAGGCATAGGCATCCTCAGGATCATGATCATCGGGCACGAGGAGGAACGGAAGCTGATATCGCAGAAGATAAAGGATCATCCGGAGATGGGGCTGCGCGCAGCGCATTCCATGGGCCCTGTAGAAGCCCTGTCAAACGCCATTGACCTGAGAAAAATATTCCGGCAGAACAGGATAAATAAGGTGATCTTTTCCGTGCCGGACGCTTCCAACGGGCAGATACTGGCCCTGATAGAAAAATGCGAGCTTGAGAAAGTGGAGTTCCAGTTCGTTCCCAGAGTGCTGGACATAATCGAATCAAGGATCAGCTCGGATGAGATAATAGGGATCCCCCTGATATCCGTCAGGGAGATAAAGCTGTACGGCGCCAATGCTTTCATCAAAAGGTGTTCGGACATCATCCTTTCAATAGTATTAGGCGCGGTATTTTTCCCCGCGATGTTCATCATAGCGGTCCTGATAAAACTCGGCTCAAAAGGTCCCGTCTTTTACATGCAGAAAAGAGTGGGACGCGAAGGCAAAGAGTTCAAGATGTTCAAGTTCAGGTCGATGGTTATCGGTGCCGAAAAAGAGCTGGACAAGATCGCGCACAGGAACGAGGCGGACGGCCATATTTTCAAGATAAAGGACGATCCCAGGACCACAAGGATCGGAAAAGCGCTCCGCAGGTCAAGCCTTGATGAACTGCCGCAGATAATAAATGTCATCAGGGGGGAGATGAGCTTTGTAGGACCGCGGCCTCCGCTGCCGGATGAGGTGCAAAGATACAGCTCCTGGCACAAAAAACGGCTGCGCATAGCCCCAGGCCTCACCGGACTGTGGCAGGTGAGCGGAAGGAGCGGCCTGTCATTTGAGGACATGGTAAAGCTCGACATATTCTATATCGAGAACTGGTCCCTCTGGCTTGACGTAAAGATAATATTTAAGACGGTAGCCGTTGTCATGACCTCAAAGGGGGCGTACTGA